A window of the Proteus terrae subsp. cibarius genome harbors these coding sequences:
- a CDS encoding DUF2884 family protein encodes MSLKNIAVTLFFVAGTANASPSFDCAVMPKDDLRITSEFVEVAGSHGLMVIYPDGTLIQNEKSATLTPQQQELAKKYQATVRRDVPWLRTETGVKLQDSRKVLDKVVIEAFGKDSNILNRLSRLEKDLNQQMDRVVSIEPNNITFHSQAIKDVEAKGREIVESSLGGMLQDSINELGKKQLLAAAGGDSKKALGGLLGNLDGFQKIIDQEWKQQEAAFTQFGQQACSKITQMESQRVELVNSLKESH; translated from the coding sequence ATGAGTTTAAAAAATATTGCTGTCACCCTGTTTTTTGTTGCTGGTACAGCAAATGCATCACCAAGTTTTGATTGCGCTGTAATGCCAAAAGATGATTTACGCATCACCTCTGAATTTGTTGAAGTTGCGGGTTCACATGGTCTAATGGTGATTTATCCTGACGGTACATTAATTCAAAACGAAAAAAGTGCCACATTGACACCACAACAACAAGAACTGGCAAAAAAATATCAAGCCACTGTCAGACGAGATGTACCTTGGTTAAGAACGGAAACTGGGGTAAAACTGCAAGATTCGCGCAAAGTGCTTGATAAAGTGGTGATTGAAGCTTTTGGTAAAGATAGCAATATCCTCAATAGATTAAGTCGATTAGAGAAAGATCTTAATCAGCAAATGGATAGAGTGGTCAGTATAGAACCGAATAACATTACATTCCATTCTCAAGCCATTAAAGACGTTGAAGCCAAAGGCAGGGAAATCGTAGAAAGTAGCCTTGGTGGTATGTTGCAAGACAGCATTAATGAGTTGGGGAAAAAACAGTTATTAGCCGCCGCGGGGGGGGATAGTAAAAAAGCCTTAGGTGGATTGTTAGGAAACTTAGATGGTTTTCAAAAAATTATAGATCAGGAGTGGAAACAGCAAGAAGCTGCATTTACTCAATTTGGTCAGCAAGCTTGCAGCAAAATAACCCAGATGGAGAGTCAACGAGTTGAGCTTGTCAATTCTTTAAAGGAGTCGCATTAG
- a CDS encoding siderophore ABC transporter substrate-binding protein, with translation MKKILPLVIASILSVTSFSALSKTPIEYQPNQVISQNNDKMVIKHQLGETSVTKNPSKVVLFDFGLYDSLVELGLADKVVGLPLGNAPAYIKGSIASNVANVGGMKAPDLEKLAEIKPDLIIITGRQGASYEALAKIAPTVNLGTNSANYLNSVESNIKLLGELFDKQQATQEQIAKLNTVIEQAQKKAAGSDKKVLVLLHNAGNLMPNNQSVVYDVVKAKRAELPPVAEEEKGKRRVVTPEMIAKANPDVILIVDRSEAIGADKLDKATFENEIIKTTSAYKNGGIVYLQADLWYLSGGGLDSLTKQIEAVESAL, from the coding sequence ATGAAGAAGATCCTTCCTTTAGTTATCGCATCTATCCTTTCTGTAACCAGTTTCTCTGCGTTAAGCAAAACGCCAATCGAATACCAACCTAACCAAGTTATTAGCCAAAATAATGACAAGATGGTGATAAAACACCAGTTGGGTGAAACATCGGTTACTAAGAACCCTTCAAAAGTGGTTCTATTTGATTTTGGTCTCTATGATTCTTTAGTTGAGTTAGGTTTAGCCGATAAAGTGGTTGGGTTACCGTTAGGTAATGCACCTGCCTATATTAAAGGAAGTATTGCAAGTAACGTTGCTAATGTTGGTGGCATGAAAGCGCCTGACTTAGAAAAATTAGCCGAAATTAAACCTGATTTAATTATTATTACGGGTCGCCAAGGTGCCTCATATGAGGCTTTAGCGAAAATTGCACCAACCGTTAATTTAGGCACTAACAGTGCAAATTATCTCAATTCAGTTGAGTCAAATATCAAATTATTAGGTGAATTATTTGATAAACAGCAAGCGACTCAAGAGCAAATTGCCAAATTAAATACTGTTATTGAGCAAGCCCAGAAAAAAGCAGCAGGGTCGGATAAAAAAGTTTTAGTATTATTACATAACGCTGGCAATTTAATGCCTAACAATCAAAGTGTTGTTTATGATGTTGTTAAAGCAAAAAGAGCTGAATTACCGCCTGTTGCTGAAGAAGAGAAAGGCAAGCGTCGTGTTGTAACGCCTGAAATGATCGCAAAAGCCAACCCTGATGTTATTTTAATTGTGGATCGTAGCGAAGCTATTGGTGCTGATAAATTAGACAAAGCAACATTTGAGAATGAGATAATAAAAACAACTTCAGCCTATAAAAATGGCGGTATTGTTTATCTACAAGCTGATCTTTGGTATCTTTCTGGCGGTGGCTTAGATAGTTTAACTAAACAAATTGAAGCGGTAGAGAGTGCGCTTTAA
- the hemW gene encoding radical SAM family heme chaperone HemW — protein sequence MLKLPPLSLYIHIPWCVQKCPYCDFNSHTLKGEVPHQEYVQHLLNDLDADLIHVGSREIQTIFIGGGTPSLLSAESMADLLYGVKERIAVSPNAEITMEANPGTVEAERFAGFQRAGVNRISIGVQSFGNDKLIRLGRIHDADEAKNAARLAKELGLRSFNLDLMHGLPDQSLSQALSDLQQAIELSPPHLSWYQLTIEPNTQFGSRPPKLPDDDMLWDIFSEGDKLLTAAGYQQYETSAYCKPGFQCEHNLNYWRFGDYLGIGCGAHGKISFEDGRIMRTVKTKHPKGFMEGRYLHQQNFVDNDDRPFEFFMNRFRLLEAFPRQDFSDYTGLSEEVIRHQIDEALSLGYISESDTHWQITPHGKLFLNSLLELFL from the coding sequence ATGCTTAAGTTGCCTCCATTAAGTTTGTATATTCATATTCCTTGGTGTGTACAAAAATGTCCTTATTGTGATTTCAATTCACACACACTAAAAGGCGAAGTCCCACATCAGGAATATGTGCAACATTTACTCAATGACTTAGATGCCGATCTTATTCACGTGGGTTCCCGTGAAATCCAAACCATATTTATTGGTGGCGGTACTCCTAGCTTATTAAGCGCTGAGTCAATGGCTGATTTACTCTATGGCGTTAAAGAGCGCATTGCTGTTAGCCCTAATGCAGAAATTACTATGGAAGCTAACCCGGGAACCGTAGAAGCTGAACGCTTTGCTGGATTCCAACGTGCGGGTGTAAATCGTATTTCTATTGGTGTGCAAAGTTTTGGCAACGATAAACTTATTCGCTTAGGGCGCATACATGACGCTGATGAAGCTAAAAATGCCGCTCGTTTAGCCAAAGAATTAGGCCTACGTAGCTTTAATTTAGATTTAATGCATGGATTACCAGACCAATCATTATCTCAAGCACTTTCTGATTTACAGCAAGCAATAGAGTTATCGCCACCACATTTGTCTTGGTATCAATTAACCATTGAACCTAATACACAATTTGGCTCTCGTCCACCGAAATTGCCTGATGACGATATGCTGTGGGATATTTTCTCAGAAGGTGACAAATTACTGACAGCAGCAGGTTATCAACAATATGAAACATCAGCATATTGTAAGCCGGGCTTTCAATGTGAGCATAACTTAAATTATTGGCGTTTCGGGGATTATTTAGGTATCGGTTGTGGTGCTCATGGAAAAATAAGCTTTGAAGATGGTCGCATAATGCGAACAGTAAAAACCAAGCATCCTAAAGGTTTTATGGAAGGTCGTTATCTCCACCAGCAAAATTTTGTTGATAATGATGACCGTCCATTTGAATTTTTTATGAACCGTTTTCGTCTATTAGAAGCATTCCCAAGACAAGATTTCAGTGATTACACAGGGCTTTCTGAAGAAGTTATTCGCCATCAAATAGATGAAGCTTTGTCTTTAGGTTATATCAGTGAATCAGACACTCACTGGCAAATTACACCTCATGGCAAGCTGTTCCTCAATTCATTGCTTGAGTTATTTCTTTAA
- a CDS encoding XTP/dITP diphosphatase: protein MQKVVLATGNPGKVKELASLLSDFGLDIVAQTELSVDSVEETGLTFVENALIKARHAAKVTGLPAIADDSGISVDALGGAPGIYSARYAGVDASDQQNLDKLLDAMKDVPAEKRQAQFNCVLVYMRHENDPTPLIFHGIWHGVLSTEMHGEGGFGYDPIFFVPELNCTAAQLTKEQKNQHSHRGKALKLMLDTLKNA, encoded by the coding sequence ATGCAAAAAGTAGTCCTTGCAACAGGAAATCCGGGAAAAGTCAAAGAGCTAGCCTCTTTGCTTTCTGATTTCGGTTTAGATATTGTTGCTCAAACAGAGCTTAGTGTTGATTCTGTTGAAGAAACGGGCCTAACCTTTGTTGAAAATGCGCTGATTAAAGCGCGTCATGCAGCAAAAGTAACTGGTCTACCCGCAATTGCCGATGACTCAGGTATTTCGGTTGATGCTTTAGGTGGTGCTCCAGGAATTTACTCAGCACGCTATGCGGGTGTTGATGCGAGTGATCAGCAAAATCTGGATAAATTGCTTGATGCAATGAAAGATGTGCCTGCTGAAAAACGCCAAGCACAATTTAACTGTGTATTAGTTTATATGCGCCATGAGAACGATCCAACTCCATTAATTTTCCACGGTATTTGGCACGGTGTATTGAGCACAGAAATGCATGGTGAAGGTGGATTTGGCTACGATCCTATTTTCTTTGTTCCTGAATTAAATTGTACTGCGGCACAATTAACTAAAGAGCAAAAAAATCAGCATTCGCATCGTGGTAAAGCACTTAAATTAATGTTGGATACTCTTAAGAATGCTTAA
- a CDS encoding YggT family protein yields the protein MNFLNFVILTLLQLYTSVLLLRVWMQCVRADFYNPFSQFIVKITQPIVRPLRSIIPSIGPIDTASILLAYVLILLGIIIPSYLSGTSIPFSLMFPFAFIELLTAAGKMIFWLIIIRAILSWVSQGRNPIDHLLFQLTEPLMAPIRRVIPAMGGLDFSAMIVILVLYALNYLRVDVLQWLLSVTLY from the coding sequence ATGAATTTTTTAAATTTCGTCATTCTGACTCTTCTTCAACTCTACACATCCGTACTGTTATTACGTGTTTGGATGCAATGTGTCAGAGCTGATTTTTATAATCCTTTTTCACAATTTATCGTCAAGATCACACAGCCAATTGTTCGCCCATTAAGAAGTATTATTCCTTCTATTGGCCCTATTGATACAGCCTCCATATTACTAGCATATGTATTAATCCTACTAGGTATTATTATTCCATCTTACTTATCAGGAACATCAATTCCTTTCTCTTTGATGTTCCCATTTGCTTTTATTGAACTGCTTACAGCAGCAGGTAAGATGATTTTCTGGTTAATCATTATTCGTGCAATTCTTAGCTGGGTAAGCCAAGGTCGTAATCCAATTGATCATCTTTTATTTCAATTAACAGAACCTTTAATGGCACCGATTCGTCGTGTCATTCCTGCGATGGGTGGCTTAGATTTCTCAGCAATGATTGTTATTCTTGTGCTTTACGCCCTGAATTATCTGCGTGTAGACGTTTTACAATGGCTACTTAGTGTAACGCTTTACTAA
- the proC gene encoding pyrroline-5-carboxylate reductase produces the protein MEHRNIAFIGAGNMAQAIIAGLVQGGYPANKITVSSPSAIRREPLEKEFGIHSTNDNIDAVEKADVIVLAVKPQMMEEVCKPLQNIDMSKKLVLTIAAGIPATRYNDYFATQLQLVRIMPNTPALVGKGLSGMFAHNSLSSQDKQFADELMKSVGTTVWVEQESAINDIIAVAGSAPAYFFLFMESMQQEAERLGFSPEVARAIVQQAASGSTALAEKQHMLPFSTLREQVTSKGGTTAAALMQFYEGKLPENVSSAMQAAIKRAQEMEKQF, from the coding sequence ATGGAACATCGTAACATCGCATTTATTGGCGCTGGAAATATGGCTCAAGCCATTATTGCAGGATTGGTTCAAGGTGGATATCCAGCAAATAAAATTACAGTCAGCTCACCTTCTGCCATTCGCCGTGAACCATTAGAAAAAGAGTTCGGTATTCATAGTACTAATGACAATATTGATGCGGTTGAGAAAGCGGATGTTATTGTGCTGGCAGTAAAGCCACAAATGATGGAAGAAGTTTGTAAGCCCTTACAAAATATCGATATGAGTAAAAAGTTAGTCCTCACTATCGCTGCTGGTATTCCTGCTACACGTTATAACGACTATTTTGCGACTCAATTACAGCTCGTACGCATTATGCCAAATACCCCAGCCCTTGTAGGTAAAGGTTTAAGTGGTATGTTCGCGCACAATTCACTTTCATCTCAAGATAAACAGTTTGCCGATGAATTAATGAAAAGTGTTGGAACAACCGTTTGGGTAGAGCAAGAATCTGCCATCAATGATATTATCGCCGTTGCTGGTAGTGCACCCGCTTATTTCTTCTTGTTTATGGAATCAATGCAACAAGAAGCAGAACGTTTAGGTTTTTCACCTGAAGTAGCAAGAGCTATTGTGCAACAAGCAGCAAGTGGTTCTACCGCTTTAGCAGAGAAACAACACATGTTGCCTTTCTCAACTTTACGTGAACAAGTAACATCAAAAGGTGGAACGACTGCAGCTGCACTTATGCAGTTTTATGAAGGTAAATTACCTGAAAACGTCTCTTCTGCCATGCAAGCTGCGATTAAACGTGCGCAAGAAATGGAAAAACAATTTTAA
- a CDS encoding YggS family pyridoxal phosphate-dependent enzyme codes for MNTIKQNLVNVRSHIDTAAQKCGRSSEEITLLAVSKTKPASDIEKAIACGQTEFGENYVQEGVDKIHYFADNHTLVWHFIGPLQSNKTRLVAENFDWCHTIDRLKIAQRLSDQRPDSLPPLNVLIQINISDENSKSGINLTELDGLAAQISILSGIKLRGLMAIPAPESNYDKQVEVLEKMHLAFKQLQSQYPHIDTLSMGMTSDMEAAIACGSTLVRIGTAIFGARDYATK; via the coding sequence ATGAATACTATTAAACAGAATCTCGTCAATGTCAGGTCTCACATTGACACAGCAGCGCAGAAATGCGGCCGTTCTTCAGAAGAAATAACATTACTTGCAGTAAGTAAAACAAAACCTGCGAGTGATATCGAAAAAGCAATAGCGTGTGGACAAACTGAGTTTGGTGAAAACTATGTCCAAGAAGGCGTTGATAAAATCCATTATTTTGCTGATAACCACACCCTAGTTTGGCACTTTATCGGTCCTTTACAGTCAAATAAAACACGCCTTGTTGCTGAGAATTTCGATTGGTGCCATACCATTGATAGATTGAAAATCGCTCAAAGATTAAGTGACCAACGTCCTGACTCATTGCCACCATTAAATGTCCTTATTCAAATCAATATTAGCGATGAAAACAGTAAATCAGGTATTAATCTGACTGAACTTGATGGACTAGCGGCACAAATTTCTATTCTTTCAGGCATTAAATTACGCGGATTAATGGCAATCCCTGCACCTGAAAGCAATTATGACAAACAAGTTGAAGTGTTAGAAAAAATGCATCTCGCATTTAAACAATTACAATCTCAATATCCCCATATAGATACGTTATCTATGGGAATGACGAGTGATATGGAAGCTGCTATTGCTTGTGGTTCAACACTCGTTCGTATTGGAACGGCAATTTTTGGCGCAAGAGATTACGCGACTAAATAA
- a CDS encoding type IV pilus twitching motility protein PilT yields MKMENLIAYSVKHNASDLHLCCGDVPRLRINGILYQQNQCKPITSDSLLAWFLPFLSNTQKQTFENEGQVDTALTLSCGQRLRVNLFRQQKGVSAVLRIIETQIPSLDKLRVPKSVSTLLDNYSHGLILVTGATGSGKSSTLAAMINHLNQYQRQHILTLEDPIEFIHSNKQSIVQQREIGRDVQHTANAIKSALRQDPDVIMLGELRDAQSIQLALTAAETGHLVLATLHTQGAVQTLERVTNVFTGNERQWISSQLACSLRAIISQELVSSTEGGRVALFEIMQVTQGISHLIREGKYHQVTTLMQTGSEYGMQTFMLSRQQRQHEGLIQAE; encoded by the coding sequence ATGAAAATGGAAAATTTAATTGCATATAGTGTAAAGCATAACGCCTCGGATCTGCACCTTTGTTGTGGTGATGTACCACGATTGCGGATCAATGGAATACTTTATCAACAAAATCAATGTAAACCTATCACTTCTGATAGTCTATTAGCGTGGTTTTTGCCTTTTTTGAGCAACACCCAAAAGCAAACTTTTGAGAATGAGGGGCAGGTTGATACAGCACTCACGCTATCATGTGGGCAACGACTTCGTGTCAATTTATTTCGCCAACAAAAGGGGGTTTCAGCTGTATTAAGAATAATTGAAACACAAATTCCTTCTTTAGATAAACTTCGAGTACCTAAGTCGGTTTCAACACTTTTAGACAACTATTCTCATGGGCTTATTTTAGTGACGGGAGCAACAGGTAGTGGGAAATCATCGACATTAGCGGCAATGATCAATCATTTAAACCAATATCAACGTCAGCATATTTTGACATTAGAAGATCCCATTGAGTTTATACATAGCAATAAGCAAAGTATTGTGCAGCAAAGGGAAATAGGGCGAGATGTTCAGCATACTGCAAATGCGATAAAGAGTGCTCTACGCCAAGATCCAGATGTCATTATGTTAGGTGAATTAAGAGATGCACAAAGTATTCAGTTGGCATTAACTGCAGCAGAAACGGGACATTTGGTGCTGGCAACATTGCATACTCAAGGGGCGGTACAAACGCTTGAGCGCGTGACTAATGTATTTACAGGCAATGAGCGACAATGGATTTCATCACAGCTAGCGTGCAGTTTAAGGGCGATAATTTCACAAGAGTTAGTCTCTTCAACTGAAGGTGGACGAGTGGCGTTATTTGAAATAATGCAGGTCACACAGGGTATTTCACATCTTATTCGAGAAGGAAAATACCACCAAGTGACAACATTAATGCAAACAGGTAGTGAATACGGTATGCAAACCTTCATGTTAAGTCGGCAACAACGCCAACATGAAGGTTTAATTCAAGCTGAGTGA
- the ruvX gene encoding Holliday junction resolvase RuvX codes for MSNRTVMGFDFGTKSIGAAIGQEVTGTARPLASFKAKDGIPDWTQIEKIIKEWQPDLVVVGLPLNMDGTEQLVTTQAKKFANRLHGRFGVQIALHDERLSTVEARAHLFERGGYRSLDKGSVDAASAVIILESWFEQQF; via the coding sequence ATGTCAAACAGAACGGTAATGGGTTTTGATTTCGGCACAAAAAGCATTGGTGCAGCTATCGGTCAAGAAGTTACAGGAACAGCAAGACCTTTAGCTTCATTTAAAGCAAAAGATGGTATTCCTGATTGGACTCAAATCGAAAAAATCATAAAAGAGTGGCAGCCTGATCTCGTGGTTGTCGGTTTACCTCTTAATATGGATGGCACCGAACAGTTAGTCACAACTCAAGCTAAAAAATTTGCTAATCGCCTTCATGGTCGATTTGGTGTACAAATTGCGTTGCATGATGAACGCCTTAGCACCGTAGAAGCTCGCGCTCATCTTTTTGAACGTGGTGGTTATCGTTCCTTAGATAAAGGCAGTGTAGATGCAGCGTCTGCCGTTATTATTCTTGAAAGCTGGTTTGAACAACAATTCTAA
- a CDS encoding YqgE/AlgH family protein produces MNLLNHFLIAMPSLSDPLFERSVVYVCEHNENGAMGLIINKPIEDISVEGVLDQLEIFSTDRDEAISLQKPVMSGGPVAEEHGFILHTPVSGFSSSIKISDSTMITTSKDVLETLGTARQPEKTLVSLGYSSWEQGQLEKEILENSWLTVEASPQIIFDTPIAERWHKAAELIGINIHTISPIAGHA; encoded by the coding sequence ATGAATTTACTTAACCATTTTCTTATTGCTATGCCTTCATTAAGCGATCCGTTATTTGAACGCTCGGTCGTCTATGTTTGCGAACATAATGAAAACGGTGCGATGGGTTTAATTATTAATAAACCTATCGAAGATATCTCTGTGGAAGGTGTATTAGATCAACTGGAAATTTTTTCGACTGATAGAGATGAAGCGATTAGCTTACAAAAACCCGTGATGTCAGGAGGCCCTGTTGCAGAAGAGCATGGTTTTATCTTGCACACTCCGGTTTCAGGTTTTAGTTCTAGTATCAAAATTAGTGATAGCACGATGATCACAACTTCCAAAGATGTGTTAGAAACCTTAGGTACAGCAAGACAACCAGAAAAAACATTAGTCTCTTTAGGTTATTCTAGTTGGGAACAAGGCCAATTAGAGAAAGAAATTTTAGAAAATAGCTGGCTAACAGTTGAAGCTTCACCTCAAATTATTTTTGATACCCCTATTGCTGAACGTTGGCATAAAGCCGCTGAATTAATTGGGATTAATATCCACACCATTTCACCGATAGCGGGTCACGCATAA
- the gshB gene encoding glutathione synthase, translating to MIKLGIVMDPISSIKIKKDTSFAMLLEAQRRGWEIHYMEMNDLYLHQGEARAHTRLLSVEENPEKWFEFGKEQDIALGELDTILMRKDPPFDTEFIYATYILERAEDMGTLIVNKPQSLRDCNEKLFTAWFPTLTPDTLVTREAKHLRAFHEKHGDVIFKPLDGMGGASIFRLKKDDPNVGVIIETLTEHGHRFCMAQNFLPEIVDGDKRILVVDGEPVPYCLARIPAKGETRGNLAAGGRGEARPLTESDWAIARQVAPILKQKGLIFVGLDVIGDRLTEINVTSPTCAREIEAAYPDVSITGMLMDAIEVRLNKKN from the coding sequence ATGATTAAATTAGGTATTGTGATGGACCCTATTTCATCCATCAAAATCAAAAAAGACACCAGCTTTGCCATGTTATTAGAAGCACAACGTCGTGGCTGGGAAATTCATTATATGGAGATGAACGACCTTTACCTACATCAAGGTGAAGCACGCGCTCACACTCGTTTACTCAGCGTAGAAGAAAACCCAGAAAAATGGTTTGAGTTTGGCAAAGAGCAGGATATTGCTTTAGGTGAACTCGATACCATCTTAATGCGTAAAGATCCGCCTTTTGATACCGAATTTATCTACGCAACCTATATTTTAGAACGCGCTGAAGATATGGGAACACTGATAGTTAATAAGCCACAAAGTTTACGTGACTGTAATGAAAAACTCTTTACTGCCTGGTTTCCAACATTAACACCAGACACCTTAGTGACTCGTGAAGCTAAACATTTACGAGCTTTTCATGAAAAACACGGTGATGTCATTTTCAAGCCACTAGATGGTATGGGTGGCGCATCAATCTTCCGCTTGAAAAAAGACGATCCAAACGTAGGTGTTATTATTGAAACATTGACAGAACATGGTCATCGTTTCTGTATGGCACAAAACTTCCTACCAGAAATTGTTGATGGTGATAAGCGTATTCTGGTTGTCGATGGCGAACCGGTGCCTTATTGCTTAGCGCGTATTCCAGCAAAAGGTGAAACACGAGGCAACTTAGCTGCTGGTGGCCGTGGCGAAGCTCGTCCATTAACAGAAAGTGATTGGGCTATTGCGCGTCAAGTTGCACCTATCCTTAAACAAAAAGGCCTTATTTTTGTTGGATTAGATGTTATTGGCGATCGCTTGACTGAAATTAATGTCACAAGTCCAACATGTGCGCGTGAAATAGAAGCAGCTTATCCTGATGTTTCTATTACAGGTATGTTAATGGATGCAATTGAAGTACGCTTAAACAAGAAAAACTAA
- the rsmE gene encoding 16S rRNA (uracil(1498)-N(3))-methyltransferase yields the protein MRIPRIYHSEPLSAGTKTALDEEASNHVGRVLRMSTGQKLALFDGSNQVFDAEIIESTKKSVTVQINEGIVDDKESPLDLHLGQVLSRGEKMEFTIQKSVELGVNTITPLISERCGVKLDPSRLEKKHQQWQKIIISACEQCGRNSIPQLMPVMSLEEWCAQDDGSLKLNLHPRANQSINTLPLPVKKVRLLIGPEGGLSPEEIAMTAEHHFTDILLGPRVLRTETTALTAITALQVRFGDLG from the coding sequence ATGCGTATTCCTCGCATTTATCATTCAGAACCACTATCAGCAGGCACAAAAACTGCTTTAGATGAAGAAGCATCTAATCATGTTGGACGTGTATTAAGAATGTCTACTGGGCAAAAATTGGCACTGTTTGATGGTTCAAATCAGGTATTTGATGCTGAAATCATAGAAAGCACAAAAAAGTCAGTCACTGTGCAAATAAATGAAGGCATTGTTGATGATAAAGAATCCCCTCTCGATCTCCATTTAGGGCAAGTCCTTTCAAGAGGAGAAAAAATGGAGTTTACTATTCAAAAATCAGTTGAGTTAGGGGTTAATACGATCACTCCACTGATCTCAGAACGCTGTGGTGTTAAACTTGACCCTAGTCGTTTAGAGAAAAAACATCAGCAATGGCAAAAAATTATTATCTCGGCATGTGAGCAATGTGGCAGAAATAGCATTCCACAATTAATGCCAGTAATGTCATTAGAAGAATGGTGTGCTCAAGATGATGGTAGTTTAAAACTCAATTTACATCCTAGGGCTAACCAAAGTATTAATACCTTACCCTTACCTGTTAAAAAAGTGCGCTTATTGATTGGCCCTGAAGGTGGACTTTCTCCTGAAGAAATCGCCATGACAGCAGAGCACCATTTTACTGATATTTTATTAGGTCCTCGTGTATTAAGAACTGAAACAACAGCGCTCACCGCAATCACCGCTTTGCAGGTTCGGTTCGGCGATCTGGGATAA
- a CDS encoding prepilin peptidase — translation MPLSRCCFIKTPLFSFLNDFLVFIKFCLPFSLLFLLSKTRCKQLTLSYIIVCLYWLFSINSFSLLIILSVLSFYLLMLSFFDADYFLLPNTLTYWLIFLGLLCNYSVYGLVPFNHAFYGFLGGVGLFYGIYLWGYFICKKCVLGFGDVKLFGAIGAWCGFEKLPYILLLGSFLGLSVYCAVLITTKDHIKKVAFGSCLSFSTLMVLGFNFSSYNYFN, via the coding sequence ATGCCATTAAGCCGCTGTTGTTTTATAAAAACACCTTTGTTTTCTTTTTTGAATGATTTTCTTGTTTTTATTAAGTTTTGTCTGCCTTTTTCATTATTATTTTTGTTATCTAAAACTCGATGTAAACAACTTACACTGAGTTACATTATCGTTTGTTTATATTGGCTTTTTTCAATTAATTCATTTTCTTTATTGATAATACTTTCGGTATTAAGTTTTTATTTGTTGATGCTCTCTTTCTTTGATGCTGATTATTTTCTTCTGCCTAATACGTTGACTTATTGGCTAATATTTTTAGGGTTATTATGTAATTACTCAGTATATGGATTAGTACCTTTCAATCATGCTTTTTATGGCTTTTTAGGTGGTGTTGGGCTTTTTTATGGCATCTATTTATGGGGATATTTTATCTGTAAAAAATGTGTTTTAGGTTTTGGTGATGTAAAATTATTTGGTGCTATTGGGGCATGGTGTGGGTTTGAGAAATTGCCGTATATTCTTTTGCTTGGTTCTTTTCTAGGATTAAGTGTGTATTGTGCAGTATTAATCACAACAAAAGATCATATCAAAAAAGTAGCATTTGGCTCTTGCCTTTCATTTTCAACATTAATGGTATTAGGTTTCAATTTTTCATCTTACAATTATTTCAATTAA